The Mytilus edulis chromosome 12, xbMytEdul2.2, whole genome shotgun sequence genome contains a region encoding:
- the LOC139498739 gene encoding uncharacterized protein — protein MLSSPTSNVLDLPEIDTLYTGRPVVIDFMTEQELTETYNMIQEAAKHGEGYGIDEFNSEKEFREEIRGSDCFVIKCAESGTILAGVIVAVSKFYRGHGSIADPFVIVKRTERKQGLGEFAMRTSIDFAKRLGYMGMYVDTFSNNTAIIKIIEKIGGFVQVGCLPVGGKLQNGNTVGSVIFYTNLSDVNNNVVNET, from the coding sequence ATGCTCTCCTCACCGACTTCAAACGTATTAGATTTGCCAGAAATAGATACACTATATACAGGCCGTCCAGTAGTAATTGATTTCATGACAGAACAAGAATTAACTGAAACATATAACATGATTCAAGAAGCAGCAAAACATGGTGAAGGATATGGTATCGACGAATTCAATTCGGAAAAGGAGTTCCGAGAAGAAATAAGAGGAAGTGATTGCTTCGTTATAAAATGCGCAGAATCAGGCACTATCTTAGCAGGCGTTATAGTTGCAGTCAGCAAATTTTACCGCGGTCATGGTTCAATAGCCGATCCTTTCGTAATTGTAAAGAGAACCGAAAGGAAGCAGGGGTTAGGAGAATTTGCTATGAGGACATCGATAGACTTTGCAAAACGATTAGGATACATGGGGATGTATGTCGACACATTTTCAAATAACACTGCAATTATCAAGATAATAGAGAAGATAGGTGGTTTTGTTCAAGTCGGCTGTCTTCCAGTCGGGGGCAAATTACAGAATGGAAACACAGTTGGTTCTGTTATCTTTTATACCAATTTGTCTGACGTAAATAACAATGTTGTCAACGAGACGTGA